A window of Haloarcula sp. H-GB4 contains these coding sequences:
- a CDS encoding IclR family transcriptional regulator, with the protein MAKTAQNPVKSAETTFEVLDALKDLDGAGVTELAQYLDIPKSTVHNYLSTLEQEEYVVNRNGVYEVGLRFLELGAYARHRQKLFEIAKPEVDRLAEETGELANILVEEHGRGSYLYRARGDKAVQVKAHVGTRVPLHTTALGKAILAHMPTERVDAIVDRHGLGGEASKSISSRAELEQALADVRERGVAFDDEERLEGLRCVAAPVLNHDNEIIGAISVSGPTNRFRGDRFREEFPQKVLEVANVIELNVTYS; encoded by the coding sequence ATGGCAAAGACCGCTCAAAACCCAGTTAAATCCGCCGAGACAACGTTCGAGGTGCTTGACGCACTGAAAGATCTCGACGGAGCCGGCGTCACCGAACTGGCCCAGTACCTCGACATCCCAAAGAGTACCGTTCACAACTATCTGAGCACGCTGGAGCAAGAAGAGTACGTTGTCAATAGAAACGGTGTGTACGAGGTAGGGCTCCGATTCCTAGAACTGGGGGCGTACGCCCGCCACCGGCAAAAGCTGTTCGAGATTGCGAAGCCAGAGGTTGACCGGCTGGCGGAAGAAACCGGCGAGCTCGCGAATATTCTCGTCGAAGAACACGGCCGCGGGTCGTACCTGTACCGTGCTCGGGGAGACAAAGCCGTGCAGGTCAAGGCCCACGTCGGAACACGCGTTCCGCTTCATACGACAGCGCTGGGAAAAGCGATTCTCGCACACATGCCGACCGAACGGGTTGATGCGATTGTCGACCGCCACGGACTCGGCGGGGAGGCCAGCAAGTCGATCAGTAGCAGAGCGGAGCTGGAGCAAGCGCTAGCCGACGTTCGGGAGCGCGGCGTCGCCTTTGACGACGAGGAGCGTCTCGAAGGGCTCCGCTGTGTCGCTGCTCCGGTGCTCAACCACGATAACGAAATTATCGGTGCGATCAGCGTTTCGGGGCCGACAAATCGATTCCGTGGCGACCGGTTCCGCGAAGAATTCCCACAGAAAGTACTGGAAGTCGCCAACGTTATCGAACTGAACGTTACCTATTCGTGA
- a CDS encoding fumarylacetoacetate hydrolase family protein: MRYYQLRDGNSQRLAVETGDGVYDLTSVKPQLRTFRDLLKSASIADTAPDELSARHLDAATVVSEQRLEATATDPVTADEVWAAGVTYQISEEARTEESDTPEMYLDVYDAERPEIFFKSTPNRTVGPGEAVGIRADSDWDVPEPELAIVLYEGEIVGYTVGNDMSSRSIEGANPLYLPQAKVYDRCCSVGPAVVTDIEDPHSLALSMSIHRDGDRVYHGETNTSEMKRTCEELVSYYTAHNAVPELSVLLTGTSLVPDDDFTLQEGDEVTIDIESIGTLKNSVTVV; encoded by the coding sequence ATGAGGTACTACCAGCTACGTGACGGGAACTCACAGCGGTTAGCGGTCGAGACTGGGGATGGTGTGTACGATTTGACCAGCGTCAAACCGCAGCTTCGAACGTTCCGTGACCTCCTCAAGTCGGCCTCGATTGCGGATACCGCACCGGATGAACTCAGCGCCCGCCACCTTGATGCCGCTACGGTGGTGTCCGAACAGCGACTCGAAGCTACTGCTACCGATCCCGTCACCGCCGACGAAGTCTGGGCCGCTGGCGTCACGTACCAGATCAGCGAAGAAGCACGGACAGAGGAAAGCGATACGCCGGAGATGTACCTTGACGTGTACGACGCGGAGCGACCGGAGATCTTCTTCAAATCGACGCCGAATCGGACTGTCGGCCCCGGCGAAGCGGTCGGCATCCGAGCCGACTCTGACTGGGACGTGCCCGAGCCAGAGCTCGCGATCGTTCTCTACGAGGGAGAAATCGTCGGCTACACCGTCGGCAACGACATGAGCAGTCGGTCTATCGAGGGGGCGAACCCGCTGTACCTCCCTCAGGCGAAGGTGTACGACCGCTGTTGTTCGGTCGGCCCGGCCGTCGTCACGGACATCGAAGACCCGCACTCACTGGCGCTCTCGATGTCGATCCACCGCGACGGAGACCGTGTCTACCACGGGGAGACCAACACCAGCGAGATGAAACGCACCTGCGAGGAACTCGTCTCGTACTACACCGCGCACAATGCGGTCCCCGAACTATCAGTGCTACTTACCGGGACCTCGCTCGTTCCCGACGACGATTTTACGCTGCAGGAGGGGGACGAGGTCACCATCGATATCGAGTCCATCGGAACACTGAAAAATTCAGTTACGGTCGTCTGA
- a CDS encoding bifunctional 2-polyprenyl-6-hydroxyphenol methylase/3-demethylubiquinol 3-O-methyltransferase UbiG, translating to MDSTDIREEWAERSGEYSPAYYAYYGADETSELVQSILAEHVEQDAAVLEVGCSSGRHLAALADAGYSDLTGVDINADALDVLAETYPDLAATGSFHAMAIEEFVTDVADDTYDVVFSVETLQHLHPDVDWAFEELARIVDDLLITVENEGGDPGEVNYVDDNVPLYYRDWNAVFTDCGLTEVDSTDGKRDTVRIFQASE from the coding sequence GTGGACTCTACCGACATTCGGGAGGAATGGGCCGAGCGGTCCGGCGAATACTCTCCCGCGTATTATGCCTACTATGGAGCGGACGAGACGAGTGAGTTGGTGCAGTCAATACTCGCAGAGCATGTCGAGCAGGACGCGGCTGTGCTGGAGGTTGGCTGCAGTTCCGGGCGGCATCTCGCTGCGCTGGCTGACGCTGGCTACTCGGATTTGACCGGCGTCGATATCAACGCCGATGCGTTAGACGTCCTTGCTGAGACGTACCCCGACCTCGCAGCCACCGGCTCGTTCCACGCGATGGCTATCGAGGAGTTCGTTACAGATGTCGCGGACGACACGTATGATGTCGTTTTCTCTGTCGAAACACTGCAGCACCTCCATCCAGACGTCGACTGGGCGTTCGAGGAACTGGCACGGATCGTAGATGACCTGTTGATCACCGTCGAGAACGAAGGCGGCGACCCGGGTGAAGTAAACTACGTCGACGACAACGTCCCGCTTTATTACCGGGACTGGAACGCGGTGTTCACAGACTGTGGCCTTACCGAAGTAGATTCGACAGATGGAAAGCGAGACACTGTTCGCATATTTCAGGCGTCTGAATAG
- a CDS encoding acyl-CoA synthetase gives MVWTVMPDFEGYDEAREQFTWDLPSSYNPAVDFLHKHDDSDRVALEQAYPDGRREQYTFRELDELSDRLAAGLAGLGVEVGDRVGVVVPQKPQNPITHLANWKLGAVSVPLTVLFGTDALRYRLDDAGVTVAVIDPAVRDDIDAVRDNCPALEHVIEIETDAPAGDVNAFEDVLAASENTDIEPYDSTPDTDTAILYTSGSTGPPKGVRHSHALWLGRAAAAYNFFDQGLGPDATVWTPADWAWGAALGGTLFATWHHGGTIVGYPASGFEAEAAFSLLSEFDITRSFMPATALRMLIDVENPTATYDLAIETFAVGGESLTPEIVDWVAETFDSVTINEFYGQTELNLVVANNSNWFDTEPGSMGKPLPGYDLAILDPDAADRGVAEPLSTGELGEIALRPHDRSVFFDEYWKLPEKTAAKEVEGWFVTGDLARQDDDGYVWFKSRTDDVIITSGYRVGPMEVESAILKHPNVVQAGVIGVPDDTRGEIIKAYVETSGDGPDHETLRTEIQSVVRETLAEYEYPREIEFAETLPQTTSGKIRRTELQEWDADDSAGES, from the coding sequence ATGGTCTGGACAGTGATGCCGGACTTCGAGGGGTACGACGAGGCCCGCGAGCAGTTCACCTGGGACCTTCCGTCGTCGTACAATCCGGCAGTCGATTTTCTGCACAAACACGATGACTCCGACAGGGTGGCACTCGAACAGGCGTATCCCGACGGACGGCGCGAGCAGTACACCTTCCGCGAACTGGACGAACTATCGGACAGACTTGCGGCGGGATTGGCCGGGCTCGGCGTCGAGGTCGGTGACCGGGTCGGCGTCGTCGTGCCACAGAAGCCACAGAACCCGATCACACACCTAGCGAACTGGAAGCTGGGAGCCGTGTCGGTTCCGCTGACGGTCCTATTCGGGACAGACGCGCTCCGGTATCGGCTGGACGATGCTGGGGTGACCGTCGCCGTTATCGATCCAGCCGTGCGCGACGATATCGATGCGGTCCGGGACAACTGTCCGGCGCTGGAACACGTCATCGAGATCGAAACCGACGCGCCGGCTGGTGATGTCAATGCCTTCGAGGACGTGCTCGCCGCGTCGGAAAACACCGATATCGAACCCTACGACTCCACGCCAGACACCGACACGGCGATACTGTACACGAGCGGCTCGACGGGACCCCCGAAAGGCGTCCGGCACTCACACGCGCTGTGGCTCGGACGAGCCGCGGCGGCGTACAACTTTTTCGACCAGGGGCTGGGACCGGACGCGACGGTCTGGACGCCCGCGGACTGGGCCTGGGGCGCGGCGCTCGGGGGAACGCTCTTCGCGACGTGGCATCACGGCGGGACCATTGTCGGCTACCCCGCCTCGGGGTTCGAAGCCGAGGCGGCGTTTAGCCTCCTTTCCGAGTTCGATATCACCCGGTCGTTCATGCCGGCCACTGCCCTCCGAATGCTGATCGACGTCGAGAACCCAACGGCGACGTACGACCTCGCCATCGAGACGTTTGCCGTCGGCGGCGAGTCGTTGACGCCGGAAATCGTCGACTGGGTGGCGGAGACGTTCGACTCGGTCACCATCAACGAGTTCTACGGCCAGACGGAACTGAACCTCGTCGTCGCCAATAACTCGAACTGGTTCGACACCGAACCCGGCAGCATGGGCAAGCCATTGCCAGGATACGACCTGGCGATTCTGGACCCTGACGCCGCCGACCGCGGTGTTGCTGAGCCTCTTTCGACCGGCGAACTCGGCGAGATAGCGCTGCGCCCTCACGACCGTTCGGTGTTCTTCGACGAGTACTGGAAGCTGCCAGAAAAAACCGCAGCCAAGGAAGTCGAGGGCTGGTTCGTCACCGGCGACCTGGCCCGGCAGGACGACGACGGCTACGTCTGGTTCAAATCGCGCACAGATGACGTAATCATCACCAGTGGCTACCGCGTCGGGCCGATGGAGGTCGAAAGCGCGATTCTCAAACACCCCAACGTGGTCCAGGCCGGCGTCATCGGTGTTCCGGACGACACGCGGGGCGAAATCATCAAGGCGTACGTCGAGACGTCCGGAGACGGGCCGGACCACGAGACGCTCCGGACAGAAATCCAGTCTGTCGTCCGAGAGACCCTTGCCGAGTACGAGTACCCTCGCGAGATCGAGTTCGCCGAGACGTTACCACAGACGACGAGCGGGAAGATCCGGCGAACGGAACTGCAGGAGTGGGACGCCGACGACAGTGCCGGCGAGTCGTAG
- a CDS encoding DUF5798 family protein, with amino-acid sequence MGLGSTAKKIQKVADIAEDLYKKVNELKTQLEDLRSTVDETNTRVDGMEQELAEQRALIEALAEERGVDTETVVAEVAVDTDSDTAEAVSE; translated from the coding sequence ATGGGACTGGGTTCCACCGCGAAAAAGATACAGAAGGTCGCCGACATCGCTGAGGATCTTTACAAGAAGGTCAACGAGCTGAAGACACAGCTCGAGGACTTGCGGAGCACTGTCGACGAGACGAATACTCGCGTCGACGGAATGGAGCAGGAACTGGCCGAACAGCGCGCGCTCATTGAGGCACTCGCCGAAGAACGGGGCGTCGACACCGAGACGGTCGTGGCTGAGGTCGCCGTTGACACCGATAGCGACACAGCTGAAGCGGTTTCAGAGTAA
- a CDS encoding mechanosensitive ion channel family protein, translating into MQVQPLADLLNGFGVPAAGSIASAVVFVVVFVLVYTLGKAIVLPIVDRSLKSRDLDTHARRPLKKVVSIGIVFVAISVAFGMAEYGNFLQSLATIAAAATLAIGFAMQDVLQNFVAGVFIYTDKPFRIGDWIEWDGNSGVVEDISLRVTRVRTFDNELLTVPNSNLTDGVIKNPVAKEQLRLKFLFGIGYDDDIDKATEIILEEARDHPEIMDDPEPSVRLVELGDSSVGLQSRIWIEDPNRADFVKTRAEYVKTVKERFDAEDINIPYPNRTIGGGLEMAGLEGVVEPADD; encoded by the coding sequence ATGCAAGTCCAGCCCCTCGCGGACCTGCTCAACGGATTCGGCGTCCCAGCCGCCGGCTCCATCGCTTCAGCGGTGGTTTTCGTCGTCGTCTTCGTCCTCGTCTACACTCTGGGGAAGGCGATTGTCCTGCCTATAGTCGACCGCTCGCTCAAGTCACGCGACCTCGATACCCACGCTCGGCGACCACTGAAAAAGGTCGTCAGCATCGGTATCGTGTTCGTCGCCATCTCTGTCGCCTTCGGGATGGCCGAATACGGGAACTTCCTGCAGTCGCTGGCAACCATCGCCGCAGCGGCGACGCTGGCTATCGGCTTCGCGATGCAGGACGTCCTCCAGAACTTCGTCGCCGGCGTGTTCATCTACACCGACAAGCCGTTCCGGATCGGCGACTGGATTGAGTGGGATGGCAACTCCGGCGTCGTCGAGGACATTAGCCTCCGTGTTACCCGCGTCCGGACCTTCGATAACGAACTGCTGACCGTTCCGAACTCGAATCTAACTGATGGCGTCATCAAGAACCCTGTCGCCAAGGAGCAGCTTCGACTGAAGTTCCTGTTCGGCATCGGGTACGACGACGACATCGACAAGGCGACGGAGATAATTCTTGAGGAGGCCCGAGACCACCCCGAGATTATGGACGACCCCGAACCGTCCGTTCGGCTGGTCGAACTTGGTGACTCCTCCGTCGGCCTCCAGTCACGCATCTGGATCGAGGACCCGAACCGGGCGGACTTCGTCAAGACCCGCGCCGAATACGTCAAGACGGTCAAGGAACGGTTCGACGCGGAAGACATCAACATCCCGTACCCGAACCGGACCATCGGCGGCGGTTTGGAGATGGCCGGACTCGAAGGCGTCGTGGAACCGGCCGACGACTGA
- a CDS encoding YhbY family RNA-binding protein, giving the protein MSDSSRQSRIHDLDATLRVGKHGIESVADELDDQLENTDLVKVKFLRSSRGGTTAEELADDLAEMVNATVIQVRGHTAVFEK; this is encoded by the coding sequence ATGAGTGACTCTTCTCGACAGTCGCGAATACACGACCTTGACGCGACGCTCCGCGTCGGCAAACACGGCATCGAATCCGTCGCGGACGAACTCGACGATCAACTGGAAAACACGGACCTCGTGAAGGTGAAGTTCCTCCGGTCGTCCCGGGGCGGCACAACAGCAGAGGAACTCGCTGACGACCTAGCTGAGATGGTCAACGCTACCGTGATTCAGGTCCGTGGTCACACCGCGGTATTTGAGAAATGA
- a CDS encoding ribonuclease P protein component 4 — MTDEATIARERIERLQSLAREAVQAGNEERARSYVRRARRVAERHRLRLPRSFERSTCDACDTYLLHGHNARSRTQSGHVVITCDCGSQSRYPYD, encoded by the coding sequence ATGACGGACGAGGCGACCATCGCCCGCGAGCGGATTGAGCGTCTTCAGTCGCTCGCTCGCGAGGCCGTCCAAGCCGGTAACGAGGAACGCGCCCGGTCGTACGTCCGGCGCGCTCGGCGTGTCGCCGAACGCCACCGCCTGCGCCTGCCGCGGTCGTTCGAGCGGTCGACGTGTGACGCCTGCGACACGTACCTCTTGCACGGACACAACGCCCGGTCTCGAACCCAGTCCGGCCACGTCGTCATTACGTGTGACTGTGGGTCACAGTCCCGCTACCCGTACGACTGA
- a CDS encoding glycosyltransferase family 4 protein: MRVLNYLELADRLNRSGIGTAVNHQRAALSETDIEVETTPWQEGHPAWALGGNLAFNDPMFREFDIAHCNMIGPGSVAVARYAAQADIPLVLHAHVTREDFRDSFRGSNLIAPALGRYLRWFYSQADLVLCPSEYTKGILGSYPVDAPIRPMTNGVDIDALAGHEDMRGDYRRRYDLDGMVVFAVGNVFERKGLTAFCELAQETEHDFAWFGPYDAGPQASKTVSRWVNDPPENVTFTGWIEDIRGAFGAGDVYLFPTKAENQGIAVLEAMACGKAVVLSDIPVFREYYEDGHDCLICADESEFREALERLAENPDLRERLGENAKETAREHSLDRVGRRLVETYEELA; this comes from the coding sequence GTGCGCGTCCTGAATTATCTCGAACTGGCCGACCGCCTCAATCGGTCGGGCATCGGCACCGCCGTGAACCACCAGCGCGCGGCGCTGTCCGAAACCGACATTGAGGTCGAGACGACGCCATGGCAGGAGGGACATCCGGCGTGGGCACTTGGTGGCAATCTCGCGTTCAATGACCCGATGTTCCGCGAGTTCGATATCGCCCACTGCAACATGATCGGACCGGGCTCCGTCGCTGTGGCCCGGTACGCGGCACAGGCGGATATCCCGCTTGTCCTGCACGCCCACGTCACCCGAGAGGATTTCCGGGATAGCTTCCGCGGGTCGAACCTGATCGCGCCGGCGCTGGGCCGCTACCTCCGGTGGTTTTACTCGCAAGCCGACCTCGTACTCTGTCCCTCCGAGTACACGAAAGGTATCCTCGGATCGTACCCAGTCGACGCGCCGATACGGCCGATGACAAACGGCGTCGACATCGACGCGCTGGCGGGCCATGAGGACATGCGCGGGGACTACCGGCGGCGCTACGATCTGGACGGGATGGTCGTCTTCGCCGTCGGCAACGTCTTCGAGCGCAAGGGGCTGACGGCGTTCTGTGAACTCGCACAGGAGACGGAACACGACTTCGCGTGGTTCGGCCCCTACGACGCCGGGCCGCAGGCCTCCAAGACTGTTTCCCGGTGGGTGAACGACCCGCCCGAGAACGTGACCTTTACCGGATGGATAGAGGATATCCGCGGTGCGTTCGGGGCCGGCGACGTGTACCTGTTCCCGACGAAGGCCGAGAACCAGGGGATCGCCGTGCTGGAGGCGATGGCCTGCGGGAAGGCGGTCGTCCTCTCGGACATTCCGGTGTTCCGGGAGTACTACGAGGACGGCCACGACTGTCTCATCTGCGCCGACGAGTCCGAGTTCCGCGAGGCGCTGGAGCGACTCGCCGAGAACCCCGACCTTCGTGAGCGGCTTGGCGAGAATGCCAAGGAGACGGCTAGGGAGCACAGCTTAGACCGGGTCGGCCGGCGGCTGGTCGAGACGTACGAAGAACTGGCCTGA
- a CDS encoding glycosyltransferase, which yields MTYTVQTWRDRWRDRGGRMGVVYPKSDHDPSENEYPVRSLPFPFYEGFRLGMPQIPKGVRDAELVHAHTPFSLGMAGQRLAGKLDIPFVASYHTPTSEYAEYVSFNGAVESAVRSSAESYERWFLGRADTVIAPSERAATHLRESIGLDTTVTVVPNGVDTTVFEPVDTTAFRDRYALPDGPIVGYTGRHGYEKCLEDIITACEGLDVTVVLGGDGPARESLEATAEHSDADVRFLGFLDRAELPELYSTLDVFAFPSPVETQGLVALEANCCGTPVAGVDAGALSDTIEDGETGYSYDEGDIDGFRRAIERVLNEREHLRERCLARRDVISVEHAIDKLADVYNGVL from the coding sequence GTGACCTATACGGTCCAGACGTGGCGGGACCGCTGGCGCGACCGCGGCGGTCGTATGGGCGTGGTCTATCCGAAAAGCGACCACGACCCGTCCGAGAACGAGTACCCCGTCCGGAGCCTTCCGTTCCCGTTCTACGAGGGGTTTCGGCTCGGGATGCCACAGATACCGAAGGGCGTCCGCGATGCCGAACTGGTCCACGCCCACACGCCGTTTAGCCTCGGGATGGCGGGCCAGCGACTCGCAGGAAAGCTCGATATCCCGTTCGTCGCGTCGTATCACACGCCCACGAGCGAGTACGCCGAGTATGTCTCCTTCAACGGCGCTGTCGAGTCAGCGGTCCGCTCCAGCGCCGAGAGCTACGAACGCTGGTTCCTGGGCCGCGCTGACACCGTTATTGCGCCAAGCGAGCGCGCAGCGACCCACCTCCGGGAGTCTATTGGTCTTGATACAACGGTGACGGTCGTTCCGAACGGCGTTGACACGACCGTGTTCGAACCGGTCGACACGACCGCGTTCCGGGACCGCTACGCCCTCCCCGACGGCCCTATCGTCGGCTACACCGGCCGCCACGGCTACGAAAAGTGCCTCGAAGACATCATCACCGCCTGCGAGGGACTGGACGTGACCGTCGTACTCGGCGGCGACGGTCCGGCCCGTGAATCCCTCGAAGCGACAGCCGAGCACAGCGACGCCGACGTGCGCTTTCTCGGCTTTCTGGACCGTGCGGAGCTCCCCGAACTGTATTCGACGCTCGACGTGTTCGCGTTCCCCAGCCCCGTCGAGACGCAGGGGCTGGTCGCGCTGGAGGCCAACTGCTGTGGGACGCCCGTCGCCGGTGTCGACGCCGGCGCACTCAGCGACACCATCGAGGACGGCGAAACCGGCTACTCCTACGACGAAGGCGACATCGATGGCTTCCGCCGGGCTATCGAGCGCGTCCTCAACGAGCGGGAGCACCTTCGAGAGCGCTGCCTTGCCCGGCGGGACGTTATCAGTGTCGAGCACGCCATCGACAAACTGGCCGACGTGTACAACGGGGTGCTGTAG
- a CDS encoding M48 family metallopeptidase translates to MPPLQSTTWSLRARLIALIVVLVAFDAVAVGVAYVLGHVAVGLLPLVGYDTGTLFWTMGFDIVPLWPVVLVGTPLVLAVQSIYGYRMTLRDAGTSATESRASDPESVDEMRAKIRRSETADRIEERVARLAQTANMATPDVTVIDSETPNSYVASRPGEQTLFVTTALVDRLDDRELDAVIAHELAHLKNGDAFVMTAAAFLPTVSALFTRTLGKTVQYSGLCHWFLGGDDRDGTWFAGGNIQIVMLLFAVIAIPVTATLYLASTACYRLLSRIREYAADTGGVAICGSPAALASALESLTDDQRPDTDIRTAETGVRELCVVPNAIAADERTPPEGRAERLAHRWRTVTECVLPRSHPAVDDRIDALAERQSTLDQHEQA, encoded by the coding sequence ATGCCTCCCCTCCAGTCCACGACGTGGTCCCTCCGTGCACGTCTCATCGCGCTTATAGTGGTGCTCGTTGCCTTCGACGCCGTGGCTGTCGGTGTCGCATACGTGCTCGGCCATGTTGCGGTCGGCCTCCTGCCGCTGGTCGGGTACGACACCGGGACGCTGTTCTGGACAATGGGGTTCGATATCGTGCCGCTGTGGCCCGTTGTCCTCGTCGGGACGCCGCTCGTCCTTGCCGTTCAGTCCATCTACGGCTACCGGATGACGCTCCGGGATGCTGGGACGAGCGCAACCGAATCCAGAGCATCCGATCCCGAGTCCGTCGATGAGATGCGGGCGAAGATACGGCGCAGCGAAACCGCCGACCGCATCGAAGAACGGGTGGCCCGGCTGGCACAGACCGCGAACATGGCGACACCGGACGTGACAGTTATCGACTCGGAGACGCCCAACAGCTATGTCGCCAGTCGGCCCGGCGAGCAGACGCTGTTCGTGACCACGGCGCTCGTGGACCGACTCGACGACCGGGAACTCGACGCCGTTATCGCCCACGAACTGGCCCATCTCAAGAACGGCGACGCGTTCGTCATGACTGCGGCCGCGTTTCTTCCAACCGTCAGCGCGCTGTTTACTCGCACGCTCGGGAAGACAGTGCAGTACTCGGGGCTTTGTCACTGGTTCCTCGGCGGTGACGACCGGGACGGGACGTGGTTCGCTGGCGGGAACATTCAAATCGTGATGCTGCTCTTTGCTGTCATCGCGATACCCGTCACGGCAACGCTGTATCTCGCCAGCACGGCCTGCTATCGACTCCTTTCACGGATCCGGGAGTACGCCGCGGACACGGGCGGCGTCGCCATCTGTGGCTCCCCGGCGGCACTCGCCAGCGCGCTGGAATCGCTGACAGACGACCAGCGCCCGGACACAGACATCCGAACCGCCGAGACCGGTGTCCGAGAGCTTTGTGTGGTCCCGAACGCCATTGCGGCCGACGAGCGGACCCCGCCGGAGGGACGGGCCGAACGCCTTGCTCACCGCTGGCGAACAGTCACCGAATGTGTGTTACCCCGGTCGCATCCAGCTGTCGACGACCGAATCGATGCGCTGGCGGAGCGGCAGTCCACCCTCGACCAGCACGAACAGGCGTGA
- the gatA gene encoding Asp-tRNA(Asn)/Glu-tRNA(Gln) amidotransferase subunit GatA produces MTAYNGYVTDETIEGADDGPLAGKTVAVKDNISTEGVRTTCGSAMLSDYVPPYDATVVERLKDAGATIPGKTNMDEFGMGTTTETSAFGAVENPAAEGRVPGGSSGGSAAVVAAGDADLALGSDTGGSIRCPAAFCGVVGIKPTYGLVSRYGLIAYANSLEQIGPIAPSVEGAAELLDVIAGADEHDATTQEAPESDGPYAAAADGDVDGLSIGVPTELLDGADEEVVETFWDAMDDLEAQGASYHEVDLPSVEHAVEAYYVIAMSEASSNLARFDGVRYGQSGGYDGNWNESFANAREEGFGEEVKRRVLLGTYALSAGYHDKYYKKAQDARAWVKQDFDEALDDADVLASPTMPVPPMQRGESLDDPLTMYLADANTTPVNLANLPAISVPAGETDDGLPVGLQLVGPAFGEREIIRAGSALA; encoded by the coding sequence ATGACGGCGTACAACGGCTACGTCACCGACGAGACCATCGAGGGCGCAGACGACGGTCCGCTGGCGGGTAAGACCGTCGCAGTCAAGGACAACATCTCAACCGAAGGCGTCCGGACGACCTGTGGCTCGGCGATGCTTTCCGACTACGTGCCGCCGTACGACGCGACGGTCGTCGAGCGACTGAAAGATGCCGGCGCAACCATCCCCGGCAAGACGAATATGGACGAGTTCGGGATGGGGACGACCACCGAAACGTCGGCGTTCGGGGCCGTCGAGAACCCCGCCGCTGAGGGTCGTGTTCCGGGCGGTTCCTCCGGTGGGTCGGCAGCCGTCGTCGCCGCCGGCGATGCCGACCTCGCGCTCGGAAGCGACACCGGCGGTTCCATTCGCTGTCCGGCCGCCTTCTGTGGCGTCGTCGGCATCAAGCCGACCTACGGGCTGGTCTCCCGGTACGGCCTCATCGCCTACGCTAACAGCCTCGAACAGATCGGCCCTATCGCGCCGTCCGTCGAAGGCGCTGCGGAACTGCTAGATGTCATCGCAGGGGCGGACGAGCACGACGCGACAACGCAGGAAGCGCCCGAGAGCGACGGCCCCTACGCGGCGGCCGCCGACGGCGACGTCGATGGGCTCTCTATCGGCGTTCCGACGGAACTGCTCGACGGGGCCGACGAGGAGGTCGTCGAGACGTTTTGGGATGCCATGGACGACCTCGAAGCCCAGGGTGCGAGCTACCACGAGGTCGACCTTCCCTCGGTCGAACACGCTGTCGAGGCGTACTACGTCATCGCCATGTCCGAGGCGTCCTCGAACCTCGCGCGGTTCGACGGCGTCCGGTACGGACAGTCCGGCGGCTACGACGGCAACTGGAACGAGTCTTTCGCGAACGCCCGTGAGGAGGGCTTCGGCGAGGAGGTCAAGCGCCGGGTTCTCCTCGGCACGTACGCCCTCTCGGCGGGCTACCACGATAAGTACTACAAGAAGGCCCAAGACGCTCGCGCGTGGGTCAAGCAGGACTTCGACGAGGCGCTTGATGACGCCGACGTGCTCGCCTCGCCGACGATGCCCGTCCCGCCGATGCAACGCGGCGAAAGCCTCGACGACCCGCTCACGATGTATCTGGCCGACGCCAACACGACGCCGGTGAACCTCGCAAACCTTCCGGCGATCTCCGTTCCGGCCGGCGAAACCGACGACGGACTGCCAGTCGGGCTCCAGTTGGTGGGGCCGGCGTTCGGCGAACGTGAGATCATCCGGGCCGGCAGCGCACTGGCATAA
- the gatC gene encoding Asp-tRNA(Asn)/Glu-tRNA(Gln) amidotransferase subunit GatC — MSDPAVDPEEVKHVADLARVDLADDEIERFTEQFADILDAFEALDDVPETEREAELSNVMRPDETRESLSQEEALQNASDTEEGQFKGPKVS, encoded by the coding sequence ATGAGCGACCCCGCCGTCGATCCCGAGGAGGTCAAGCACGTCGCCGACCTCGCCCGTGTCGACCTCGCAGACGACGAGATCGAACGGTTCACTGAGCAATTTGCCGACATTCTCGACGCGTTCGAAGCGCTCGACGATGTCCCAGAGACGGAGCGGGAGGCCGAACTCTCGAACGTGATGCGCCCCGACGAAACACGGGAGAGCCTCTCACAGGAAGAGGCGCTCCAGAACGCCAGCGATACCGAAGAAGGGCAGTTCAAAGGGCCGAAGGTGTCGTAA